The nucleotide sequence tgtagggattctctggtTCAGATGGGGCTGTGTATGGACCAAGGCCTGGAGAAAGGGATTAGGGTAGTTAGGTGCTTATTGTTAGCCACTGCTTTTATGGTGCCATATAtcatcatcgaatccctacagtgtgggaaacaggccatttggtccaacaagtccacaccgaacccgtcaaagagtaacccacccagacccatttccctaccctattactcgatatttacccctgaccgatgcacctaacccacacacccctgaacactatgggccctttagcatggccaattcaccctaacctgcacatctttggactgtatctCCTTGACTTGATGAATGTATCTCCCCCTGCTGGATGGAGGTACACCATAGGCACAAAATCAGAAAGAGGGTTATGCTGTCGACCAGTGGAGGTAGGCAACTGAAGGAAGCTTCCAATCCATTAATTCACACAAACAAAAAGAGGCAGATGAATTTGCAGTGAGACTTTGAGATTTGAATGATTGTTCAATTTACGTGGCACTTAGTGGTTTGACCCGTGGATGAGACAGATTTCCACCTTACTGACCTTGTACAGGTGTCACACGTTTTCCATCAGGGCTGTCTGGTCTTGTGGGATTTGTGGTTGCAAGATTCTGAACTGGTGCTGTAGCTTTTTAGTGACAGGGTTTTAACGTCTGTCAAAATGGTTGGGGTGACACAGtagatgggtggcacggtggctcagtggttagcactgctgcctcacagcctcagggacatgggttcaaatccaccctcgggtgactgtctgtgtggagtctgcacattgtccccgtgtctgcgtgggtttcctccgggtgctccggtttcctcccgcaatccaaagatgtgcaggtcagggtggattggccgtgctaaattgttccattatgtccagggatgtgcaggttagggtggattggccgtgggaaattgtccatagcgtccagggatgtgtaggttagggtggattggccatgctaaattgacccatagtatccaggggtgtgcaggttagggtagattggccatgggaaattgtccattgcctccagggatgtgcaggttaggtgggttagccatgagaaatgggGGAGGGCGTGGATTAATGTGGAATGctcttccgagggttggtgtggactcaatgggctgaatggcctgttcccacactgtggggatttcaCTTCCTTAGCATGGACATGATGCAATTTACTGTAACTTGTGTTGAATGGTCTTCCTCCAGGTCTGCTGTCCAAATTCAGGTCTCCCCTGCATCGCCCACTCGAGAAAATATTGACCAGTCTGGAACTATGGAGCCCTTTTGCAACCAGACATTGTGTCAGATCGATTTTACGAGAAACAGCATTGAGCTCGCGGTCATATACAGTGCCATCTTCATCGTGAGCTTTACCATGAACTGTCTGACCCTCTGGCCAATTATCCTGCAAGTCAAGCAGAGGAACGTCCTGGGAATTTACCTCCTAAGCCTGTCCATATCTGACATTTTCTACGTGTTGACCATTCCTCTCTGGGTCCTTTATTACTACAATGACCACACGTGGACACTCAGTTGGGCTTCCTGCTATCTGTCAGGGTTCATATTCTATTCCAACGTCTACATCAGTATCTTGCTCCTCTGTTGCATCTCGCTGGATCGATACCTGGCAGTGGTCTATCCCATCGAGTCTCAGGGTTTCCGACGGCCGGGGAAAGCTGTACAAGTGAGCCTGCTGATTTTTTTGGTCATCTTCGGCCTCCACCTTCCAGTCCTCATTGGCTCCATCAGTCAAGATGGCGGACACAAGACCGACAACCAGACTTGCTTCGAGCACATCCCTCTGATCAGGCCGGTTGCCATCGGCAACTACTTCCGATTCGTGGCTGGCTTTTTGCTGCCACTCCTGGTCCTGATCTTTTCCTACCAGAGGATCTTCAAAGGCGTCCGGAAGAGCTTGACCCTGGGGGCGGAACAAAAGGCCAAAGTTAAGCTTCTCTCCATATTGGTCATCACCATTTTCGTCATATGCTTCGCCCCCTACCACATCATCCTCTTGCTCCGAACCATAAATTTCAC is from Chiloscyllium plagiosum isolate BGI_BamShark_2017 chromosome 41, ASM401019v2, whole genome shotgun sequence and encodes:
- the LOC122542938 gene encoding probable G-protein coupled receptor 132 gives rise to the protein MEPFCNQTLCQIDFTRNSIELAVIYSAIFIVSFTMNCLTLWPIILQVKQRNVLGIYLLSLSISDIFYVLTIPLWVLYYYNDHTWTLSWASCYLSGFIFYSNVYISILLLCCISLDRYLAVVYPIESQGFRRPGKAVQVSLLIFLVIFGLHLPVLIGSISQDGGHKTDNQTCFEHIPLIRPVAIGNYFRFVAGFLLPLLVLIFSYQRIFKGVRKSLTLGAEQKAKVKLLSILVITIFVICFAPYHIILLLRTINFTLNNCSCDFEQAVHLYFNISLALSSLNSAVDPILYVLVSNGVKKDLRKTFTSLRYVGFAKGQTTKGSPISLTKTTALIGHV